acgtcttgtgtgtgctgacggacacagtcagacacagacggacacactcggacagccacagatgtcctgtgtgtgctggcggacacccacggatgtcctgtgtgtactgaacagacagcccacgtgggccaaaatcacccgaacagtccacgagaagggtcagcttgttgagtccaaggaccaacgtgctgatatgtgtacagatggacagccaaggacgtcctgtgtgtgctgacggccacacacggacagccacagacgtcctgtgtgtgctgaaagacatacacaaacgtcatgtgtgtgctgacagacacacacggacgtccagtgtgtgatgacggacacccacggacgtcctgtgtgtactgaacagacagcccacgtgggccaaaatcacccgaacagtccacgggaagggccagcgtgctgagtccaaggaccagcgtgctgatatgtgtactgatggacagccatggacgtcgtgtgtgcggtgacagacacacacggacagccacggacgtcctgagtgtgctgacggacagccacggacgtcatgtgtgtgctggcagacacacacggacgtcctgtgtgtactgaacagacagcccacgttggccaaaatcaccccaacagtccacgggaagggcctgcgtgctgagtcaaaggaccagcgtgttgatatgtgtactgatggacagccacggacgtcctgtgtgctgacggacaaacacagacacacacggacacacatggacagccacggatgtcctgtgcgtactgacggacagccacggacgtcctgtgtgtactggcggacacccacggacgtcctgtatgtactgaacagacaacccatgtggtctaaaatcacccgaacagtccacgggaagggtcagcgtgctgagtccaaggaccaaagtgctgatatgtgtactgatggacagccacagacgtcctgtgtgtgctgacggacacacacatacacacatggacagccacagacgtccagtgtgtggtgacggacacacacggacgtcatgtgtgtgctgacagacacccacggaagtcctgtgtgtactgaatagacagcccacgtgggccaaaatcacccgaacagtccatgggaagggccagcgtgctgagtccaaggaccagcgtgctgatatgtgtactgatggacagccatatatgtcatgtgtgtgtgctgacgtacacacacagacacacacagacagtcacggacagccacgaacgtcctgtgtgtactgacggacagccacgaacgtcctgtgtgtgctggtggacacccacggacgtcctgtgtgtactgaacagactgcccatgtgggccaaaatcacccaaacagtccacgggaagggccagcttgctgagtccaaggaccaatgtgctgatatgtgtactgatggacagccacggacgtcatgtgtgtgctgacggacacacgcggatgtcctgtgtgtgctgatggacacccacgaacgtcatgtgtgtactgaacagacagcccaggtgggtcaaaatcacccgaacagtccatgggaagggccagcgtgctgagtccaaggaccagagtgctgatatgtgtacttacggacagccactgacgtcctgtatgtgctgacggacacacacggacagccacatacgtcctgtgtgtgctgatggacagccacgaacagccacaaacgtccagtgtgtgctggcggacacccacagacgtcctgtgtgtactgaacagacagcccacgtgggccaaaatcaccaaaacagtccacgggaagggccagcatgctgagtccaaggaccaacgtgctgatatgtgtactgatggacagctacagatgtcatgtgtgtgctgacaaacacagacggacacacactgacagccacggacgtcctgtgtgtgcttgcggacacacatagacgtcctgtgtgtactgaacagacagcccacgtgggccaaaatcacccacggacagccaaaatcacccgagaagccaaaaaatcaaaaattaatatttttgatgaaatttttctgagaggaaacatcaaaaatatgtcaacaaagagtttaggatgtcaagtgttgatcaaaagttgctgtagacatccgtttagaccacgaaaccccgaaatttgtagcatgcaaaagacatggttagaagcaaaagaaaatcatgaaaatttaccagaaaatagctttaaccattcttatgaagcatgcaaaaaatcagattcaaaatcaaagtattttgttttttacattaaaaatacgttcggaacacaaccaatgtctactggtgacagactgaaaaaaagtgttttttCTGTATAAGAGGTAGGCACtcctaccctcagtacccgaaggggtatgtagtgttggactgctcggtccaacactatcgatggctgggttgaggtcgatggccggattgtctccggtgaattttctGGTAACTTTTCGGCGAATTTTCAggcggaccgttttgcccctaacttcaaatttttgctcttgtgtggtcttggcctggttccATCCGTCTTCCAggtgctcttttgattacatctcaagagtggttggaaagattgatgttagcgaggcaaatgaacattcggcgtatgagtggtgattggatagctagtgtttgtaggctctgtgctcgcacacccaactacagaccaactatcctcctcagtttcttcactatcATAGTTTTATGGTTGCTTAAAATGTTTtatgcggcatctccttcagtggggaagtcgtgaacacataagccgacacttgtgatccttgcgtctttgcataatttatgcattgttcgcaaaggtgaataagctgtttgttgagatctcggttgcggaaatattatggcggtgactcgaagaaattctttCCCTCTAAGCACGTTtatctccggacaaaagatgacactcaagtctgcgtctgttcccactttccatgtgtttgcgggaatatgatgtggtcttgccctgatttatgaatgctacctggttgatcctgccagtagtcatatgcttgtctcaaatattaagccatgcatgtgtaagtatgaacgaattcagactgtgaaactgcgcatggctcattaaatcagttatagcttgtttgatggtaactactactcggataaccgtagtaattctagagctaatacgtgcaacaaaccccgacttctggaagggatgcatttattagataaaaggtcgacgcgagCTTTGCCCATTgttctgatgattcatgataactcgacggatcgcatggccttagtgatGATGTTGTTGTTAGTGTTGTAGAGTTAGAGTGTGATGCCATATAGCTTGTGTGTAACCCACCAAGGAGTTTGTGTTTCCTCAACCGCGTACCCAGTaggtttaaggaaaccccttgttcgctggatcgagaacactcagagagacggggtcatggcctatggtTGAGTGGTTGCACGACGGGGTAGTGACCGGAAGTGACCTGAACGTACTGTGGGCTGTcttgcctcttggacactcatgactcttgacaactcatgccctttgggtcattcccaaccgttcgtcctaaccgcccagtcttggtgcgatcggatcatcccactaaccgacccgtgtctaggctagcggtttgattatgtccggacaaagtctagggacgtgtcccttggactcaaccaacacaaccttttgtgtttaaccagagagaagagaagagaaacgaactGAAACAGATAatgagagccggatgggacttaggaaccgagcagagccgcggtgcggtcgcatggaccgtctgttcggtctgatggagccacggcccatcacataccttgtgaaccacgtctgggttctccatgctcttctccttgtcttgatctcccattcttgaccggagttagttctcaaacgatctgagtcgccggaacacaacaccaccacaatcggcctttctcttggctggaactctctctttctctctttctttctctctacgtttttctctgagtgttttactctggaattggataatgaaatcgaccagagagcccccatatttatagaaaacgagggggtatgtcttgccccacgaacaggcatgacatGCTaccgaatgggcaccatcggccaagggttgtcccctttcggccacttgcatcccttcgccctttctgattgggtttggggtcggtcacaagcccaacccacgccccaagcctcctggacttagcccacggcgttttccaaagacccaacagcccatggcctcatggccggacctcacagcccgccactgacccggacccggaccatcggcctaaagcccggacagtccgtctagctgagatgagctgactctcagctgcctcagctgagtgagctagtagtccatctagtggagctgacttagtagggactgagctggagtgaactgaacctagcttcattgagctggccgagctactcgttcacttcgtccaattaccgtcttactcgtcatagctatctcttagcttgtataaggctaagtctaagtttccttatgtccttaaccttctttctcgaccgtggaatgcttgccttgatgtcctaaaactggcttgcacgtttcctcgaaccatggccgtcccaacaatcctattcaggattgggggcgtgacaagtctccccccccccccccttgggatggattcgtcctcgaatccgaatcaaatgcttccttgggatggattcggtttcccaagttactatatcctgaccattacagtcccagacgaccttgaccatctggaccgtcttcttccttgttgctttttccatcctatctatgatttgaactggcctcgtttccaaggttaggttcttaccaagatcgtctggaatggcaggaagagcgatgtcttggtccgttaAACATTTccaaagttgggagacgtggaacacattatgaaatgcgtccatcttggccggcaagtccaacttgtaggccaccatcccaactctttcaatgaccttgaacgccCCAAGTATCTCAGATCTAACTTCTGTCTTCTGgaaatccggactcgtcctttgaaggtaatcattttgagatacaccaagtctcctacttgaaactcgagatctttccttcttcgatctgcatagttcttttggcggtcttgtgcctgtctcatcttgtccctcaagaacttgatcttttcggttgtctcttcgacaatctccggaccaatcatgctgtgttccccaacttgggtccatcataagggtgtcctgcatggacgcccatacagagcttcgtatggcgacatgccaatacaactatggaagctattgttgtaagcaaattctaccagaggtagatgtttctaccaggaatcaccccagtctagaacacatgctcgcaacatatcttccaatgtctggatcgttcgTTCAGACCGTtcatcagtctgtgggtgataggctgtactcatgttcactcttgttcctaaagccttttggaaagccctccagaagtaagatgtgaaccttgaatccctatctgaaactatgcttgccggcacaccatgtagtcggacgatctcatcaatgtacttacgtacaatctgatctaccatCCGACTTTTtcatagccaggaagtgtgctgatttggtcaagcgatcaaccacaacccaaaccgcatctttcttactcctcgtggtagggaacccagtcacaaagtccattgtgatgtgatcccatttccattccggaataggcaagctttgcaataacccactaggcacttgatgttctgctttgatgagttggcaagtggaacacttggccacccactccgcgacatctgccttcatacggatccaatgatagaacttcttaaggttctggtacatcttggtcgcaccaggatgaaccgagaatctggacttatgagcctccctcataatctcttcctttagacttctatcattaggaacactgattcGACcatttactaggatggtaccctcctttgcagtttggtactccgtcctatcattctgagcaaccttgttcaggttctcgtcatgaccttgagccaaccaaATTCGGGTAAGctggtcggcctgattgaccgcctctaatccgagtggttcagactctttggttgatgcgttcaaccgtagggcacaaaccgtaccgtccaggtcgtccgcttctcgtttggctgatacgtcggcccttctccggctcaaggaatctgcgaccagattagcgtttcccggatgataggtgatatccagattgtaatcagctacaaactccatccaccttctctaccttaagtttaactcaggctgggtgaatatatacttaagactcttatggtccgtaagtatctgaaccttggcaccatacaagtatgatcgccaaatctttaaggcgaacactaccgcagccatttcaaggtcatgggtggggtagtttccctcatgttttctcaactgccttgacgcataggcgatgaccctcccatgctgggttaatacgcaacctagtcctgttatggacgcatccttataaaccacatagggttggtcggcctctggaagaaccaaaatgggtgcgctagtcagcatgtccttaagcgggAAAAAACATATCCCACACTCcttagaccatgtgaacttaacgtccttcccggtcaaccgtgtcataggctgagccaagctttcgaatcctttcacaaactttctataataacctgccagccctaggaagcttcttccatggcactgcgtggtcgaggccaatccttgattgccctgatcttctctggatccaccaagacgccctcaccggacacaatgtggccgagaaacccaatgcccTTCTGctaaaaactgcatttactgagttttgcatagatcttgtgttcccgtaatcgttccagcacggctctcaggtgtttccgatgagattcctcatccttggagtaaatcaggatatcatcaatgaagatgatcactgattcgtccaggaagtatcggaacacgctgttcatcattttcatgaatgcagcaggcgcattggtcagaccgaatggcataaccacaaactcgtagtggccgtacctggtccagaatgctgtctttctaatatcatttggctctatagggatctgatgataccctgaggccaaatcaatcttagaaaaccacttggctcctttgagttgatccaacaactcgtctattctgggcaacgggtacttgttcttcacagtaaccctgttcaaccctcgatagtcaatacacagacgcatgctaccatccttctttttcacaaagaggactggtgcaccccaaggagagctacttggacgtttgaaccccttgtccagcaattcttctaattgcttctttagctcggccatctcggccggagccattcgatacggactcttggacagtggatctgtccctggttctagttcaatcgtaaatggatccgacctatcaggggggacaccctgtagcaaacggaacacatctgggaactcagacacctaCGGATCCTCAAATAGAtgtttctgatcatcagacctgccgtgctccatagtggtaattgtggtcaaatatgcttctcaaccctgtctaagcatccgttctgctcggattgctgacaccactactctatccagagccggactcatattcagacattgttactggatcgggtgaggtccagtctccaaccgtacacatcctctgtggcagtcgagagaGGCCCGATAcattcccaaccaatccatgcctaggatctcatcgtgattctgtaggcgcaacacaatcagatctacaggcagatttttctcctgaatcattaccgggatattagtcatgagccctagcaagtgcatgatttgcccaccggccgccctcactagtctcgaattatccccagaacagaggcagaacagaccctttccgaccagttccgggctcacaaaactatgtgtagcccctgtgtcgaaaagtacgtgggtttcaacaccaccaatcatgagggtccctataagagacccacatcagaatcccctagccactctaggttccagaccaagcattctattgaatgtaaacggataaattcagaaattaccagagatcgaatcaaacgatccagaagcaccgtcgtctcgggacagcacatacacccttggtgttgtggtcggccttctctaggtcgactttcccgtgtctccgcgacccttcccttgtcctccttgccgcttagggcattcactttggaagtgtccgctttggcaacaatggaaacaagtccgagagccgctgccactggattggccctgagtccggcttggtcgagtgcaatctcggatggaatgatccaagctgccacatctcacacaagctcccatggctttctatcattcacctggatggttcttaccacacttgggacattcaggtcgtccactagaggccttgcctccgtcaacctggtcccacttcctctttcggtcgttagtcttacccgtcgggacagactgcgacttcgtcttaagcttggcttcttcggccaaTTTAGACTCCAAAATATCTACACGTTCcaccagctctccgacggtgctgaaggtgcggatcgaacagtgggttctcagctcgggccttaagcctcgaatgaaccgacgaacctggactgtctcgtcctcaagttcccttccaacaaaccgtcggagccggttgaactcctcttcgtactcacgtacggccctgtggccttgggtaaggtctaggaatctacgttccagacggtcccaagcctctgcaggaaagtatttgcggttgaattcatcttcaaaatcctcaaaactctggagacttccattggtgtgcttgttcacagccagccaccaattatgcgcgtccccttccaggaagtgaaccctaatgtctctcttgtaatcctcgggacaacgagttgagctgaagtttcggactagcctactcctccactcgtttGCCTTAATAGGATCGGCGCTTCCTGAGAAATGGTTCGTCCCTAGACgagagatgtgctgaagcaagctcagatagtccacctttttcccggtcctttctggtggatcaatctcaatcacctcgaccgtttccacaactggaccattggtgttgggggcggtcgtagccacaggcgtagcttggccaaccgaggagttcacttaTGGCGTGAGTTGAACCCTAGATTGAGTCACAAAGGGCCCTAGTTATAGTGTAGTTACTGTAGAGGGTTGTTGAACCCTAGATTGAGTTGAGTTTGAGGTTAAGTGGTTAGGTAGTTATTAGCAGTTATAATTTCATATCGTTAGTTATGTAGTTATTATTATCTGCTGCGTATTTCTGATATTGGTTATCTATTGAATTTGATTGAtttgttgttaggtgaacctctcgctttagattgtttggggtgggatagcgaggggttgtatttgttagtttgggatcataattcactgagtaacattaagTTACTCATctaactccgttgtcctttttgcaggtagcttaggtaaggatgatcggataacAGGATgttggacgttaggaccgccgatgtagattttcatgccttttgtaaatggtattgtggatttgtgtttagttgactcgttttggcattaggccgggaccggtctcgaattatatcaatgtatggatatttctcgaatcaataaagtaattgttttatatgcgcttcatgagtgtaagacccgttcctggtctctcgacccaactggatacgaatgcttacttattaatttctttgcttgtctgattcattctaagtcttttctttactaagtcatattcgaatatgaggttcataaacaaagggatagattgcacagcggaataataatgtataaactttgtattacttagaaacatgagattcaatacacaacttcttaacagtctcatagacaatcactagttcatccctagcatcatctaaccacacgttacacagcctctcactgaccgagccttcacggctccttgacttgaccagaaccatccttagttcctgaaaccacaaccagataagcattaatcataaccaagAATAgcacggattgattctacaatgcttggcttggttcctagaacttagataaacctcagtcaacataatcataaaacgtatgaacctacctaccgtatcctaagtcattcaaccaaccaccccttgacttagaatcagatagatagtccagaatagataaacagaacacacgaacagatccggatcgtccccaaagaccaatccgtctaaccggatagaatctaggtgcgaccggccaatggagtccggctcaatggcccaacggactcccttacctgatctggccttaggcctggatccaaccggccgagtaagcctcaagcctaatccggaaggctcagcaaccggtcagaccttgcgactctaccttggcttagacaaaccatgaccttgtcttaactagacaagccataagctgatccataaggatcggtcctaacctgtcccgaaagacaccttttggaacatgtaccctttggccattcgtgcctcttggacactcatgactcttgacaactcgtgccctttgggtcattcccaaccgttcatcctaaccgcccagtcttggtgcgatcggatcatcccactaaccgacccatgtctaggctagcggtttgattatgtccggccaaagtctagggaagtgtcccttggactcaaccaacacaacttttcgtgtttaaccagagagaagaaaagagaaacgaattgaaacagataaggagagacggatgggacttaggaaccgagcagagccgcggtgcggtcgcatgggccgtccgttcggtctgatggagccacggcccaccacataccttgtgaaccacgtctgggttctccatgctcttctccttgtcttgatctcccaatcttgaccggagttagttctcaaacgatcagagttgCCAGagtttctcttggccggaactctctctttctctctttctttctctctacgtttttctctgagtattttactctggaattggataatgaaatcgaccagagagcccccatatttatagaaaacgagggggtaagtcttgccccacgaacaggcatgacttgctagcgaatgggcaccatcggccaagggttgtcccctttcggccacttgcatcccttcgccctttctgattggg
This window of the Brassica rapa cultivar Chiifu-401-42 unplaced genomic scaffold, CAAS_Brap_v3.01 Scaffold0189, whole genome shotgun sequence genome carries:
- the LOC117129831 gene encoding uncharacterized protein LOC117129831; translated protein: NSSVGQATPVATTAPNTNGPVVETVEVIEIDPPERTGKKVDYLSLLQHISRLGTNHFSGSADPIKANEWRSRLVRNFSSTRCPEDYKRDIRVHFLEGDAHNWWLAVNKHTNGSLQSFEDFEDEFNRKYFPAEAWDRLERRFLDLTQGHRAVREYEEEFNRLRRFVGRELEDETVQVRRFIRGLRPELRTHCSIRTFSTVGELVERVDILESKLAEEAKLKTKSQSVPTGKTNDRKRKWDQVDGGKASSGRPECPKCGKNHPGE